A genomic window from Desulfuromonadales bacterium includes:
- a CDS encoding TRAP transporter substrate-binding protein DctP: MRRIKSLVGLLTALTLVLAPSAFAQEKKQREKFGTDKRHEAIQKELRTIKPSTEKIRWKMVMPWTKGLLFYDMAQHFADSVALASGGRLEIKLFSAGELVGAMESFDAVSKGSAEIGHDWPGYWKGKNENFVSFGSVPFGL, from the coding sequence ATGAGGAGAATCAAGTCGCTGGTCGGTCTGCTGACCGCCCTCACCCTGGTCCTGGCGCCGAGCGCCTTCGCCCAGGAGAAGAAGCAGCGCGAGAAGTTCGGCACCGACAAGCGTCACGAGGCGATCCAGAAGGAATTGCGGACCATCAAACCCTCCACCGAGAAAATCCGCTGGAAGATGGTCATGCCCTGGACCAAGGGCCTGCTCTTCTACGACATGGCCCAGCACTTCGCCGATTCAGTCGCCCTCGCCTCCGGCGGCCGTCTGGAAATCAAACTCTTCTCGGCCGGCGAGCTGGTCGGCGCCATGGAATCCTTCGACGCGGTCAGCAAGGGCTCGGCGGAGATCGGCCACGACTGGCCGGGCTACTGGAAAGGGAAGAACGAAAACTTCGTCTCTTTCGGCTCCGTCCCCTTCGGTCTCGA